The stretch of DNA TCGATCAGCATTTCGTTTCCGACGCAATCAACGTGACGCGTACGAAACGGAACCGCGTTTGAAATCATTGCCAATACATTCCCCCTCGACTTTGGATCGTCCCATGAAACTTCATCAGACCTGTGACGGCGTCAAACGACGCGACTTGCTGAAAATCGGTAGCCTGTCAATCGGCGGACTGACGCTTGCCGGGTACAACCGACTTGCCTCGGCCGGGCAGGTTGCCCCGGGCTTTGCCAAACGTGCGATCTTTATCGAATTGCCCGGTGGACCTTCGCACATGGACACCTTTGACCTCAAGCCCGATGCCCCCGATACACACCGCGGGGCCTTCAAGCCGATCCAAACCAACATCCCCGGAATCCAGATTTCCGAGCACCTGCCGAAGCTGGCCGGTTGCATGGACAAGTTCACGATCCTGCGTGGTGTCAGTCACACCCTAGCCGCCCACCGCCTTGGACAGGAGTACGTCAATACGGGAAGCAAACCAATCCCCGCACTTGAATTCCCCAGCTACGGATCGGTGCTTTCCAAAGAACGTCCCGCCGACCACGACATCCCAAGTTCCGTCGCCGTCCCCCGGGCCGGACATGGCGCCGGATTCCTCGGGATTCGGTATTCGTCACTGGAAACAAAGTCACAACCCTCTTTTGGCAATCCTTACAGCGTTCGTGGGATCTCGCTTCCCGGTGGCATTGGCGTCGACGAAGTCAAACGGCGGCAGTCACTGCTTCAGAAACTCGATCGCCGGTTCACGGAACTTGAAAAGAACGACCAGTTACTCGAAGGGCTCGATCAATTCGGCGAACAAGCCTACTCGATGATCACATCGGAACGGGCCCGAACGGCGTTCGACATCAGTCGGGAACCAGAATCATTCGCGAAGCAATTCGGCGAAGAGTCCTTCGGTCAAAGCTGCCTGTTGGCACTGCGGTTGGTCGAATCGGGCGTCCGTTTCGTCACCGTTCAACTCGGCGGCTGGGACACGCACACCGACAACTTCACCAAGTTGAAAGACAATCAGTTACCCAAGCTTGACGCGGGGTTGAGCGGCCTGCTCAACGGCCTGGATCAACGCGGCCTGCTTGAATCGACGGCGGTATTCGTGACCGGTGAATTCGGACGGACGCCAAAGATCAACAGCCGATCTGCCGAAGGCGGGCGCGACCACTACCCGCGTTGTATGTTCATGCTGATGGCAGGCGGAGGCATTCGCGGTGGGCGAGTGGTCGGCGAAAGCGATGACACCGCTTCGGGTCCACGTCATGATGGTATTTCTCCAGACGATGTCGCGGCCAGTTTTTATCACAACCTTGGCATCGATCCGACACTTGAATTTCAAAGTTCAACCGGCCGGCCGATCACACTGGTACGCGACGGTTCGGTGATCAACGAACTTTTCAGTTAGCGCGCTTCCGTCGCTGATATCGGCGACGCGCCGAACTTGCCAGAGTTTCGTTCAGCCCCGATGCTTGGTTGCGGCTTCTCAGCAGAAGGGCGTTTGCCACAGTCATTGCACCGAGACCGTGGCTAAGTCCATGCGGTTCATCGTAATTTCAGATATTGACGAAGCCCTCGGCGCCGTCGTCGTAAGCATGGACGACGATTAAGAAGCAATGGAAAAGGAGAAGGGCCATGGTGAAGCCCTCCCTGCCTCACCATGGCCCATCAGTGCTGGAACGATGGCACCGATCGTTCCACCCTCCCAATCCATGGTACAAGTCATATCGGCACCCCAACGCGACTCCTGTAGTGGTTCCGCGGGATCGTTCGTTTTTTTTCGATCTCCCAATGATCCGCTTTGCTAGCAAAGAGTAATCTGGGTGACGTTGGCGGCGAGCGTGCGAGATCTGGGTGGGAGACACGTTTGGGGTTCAGGCCGCGAATACCACCGACACTTCCGGCAAACCGGTCAGGCAAACTGAAAACGCTCGGCGAACTCCCCTCCCAAAAGAAAAACGCCCGGGGGTCCGGGCGTTCGATCGATTCGTCCTTCGTGCGACCGAAGCAACTTAGTCACAAGATTCTTGCATGTCACACCAGTCCGCGGGAACCGAGTTGTAGACGTTGCCGCAAGCGTCACAGCCGCGTCGATGCTTGTGATGGATTGACAAGTCAATCGTCGTGCGGCAGCGGTTTTGGTAACCGTCCCAGACGTTGGTATTGCAAGCGTTCGAACGCCAGTATTGGTAGAACGTTATGGTCGGCAATTGGGGAGGCATGTAAGGCGTGCAAGCCCCTTGATGAATCCGATTTCCGAGGCAGCTCCCACAACCCTTGCAACCGTGCTGGCAGTCGCAAGCAGCGTGGTTGCCGCATGACTGACAATCACCAGCGGGCGCGGCATGAGCGTGCGCCGGCGTCGCGGCGACCGGTGCCACATGAGTCGGCGCCGTTGCGTTTGGCTGAATCGGCGTTGCGACCGGGGACGGTGCGACCGCCTCGGCTTCGACGGAAACCGGCTGGGCGGGCATTTCCAATCCGAGAGCCGACTGGGCACCGGTTTCTACGCCCGGGACCCCGGCGTTCACCAACGGCGGTGCGATTGGCGTGCTCGGGTTTTCGAATTGAATTTCCGCTAGCAGTGCATCGAAGTCTCCTGCGAGGACAGGACTTCCGACCATAGCCGAGCTAGCGACGAGAGCCGATAGGGCAAATTTTTTGAGCAGCTTGAACTGACGCATGAGTAACATCCATGAGAAATGCTTGAGGTGACGAACGACATGTCGCACGACGCCCAAGCGGCGCGGCTTCCATGCCAGTGCAGTTCTTTCACTCTAAGCCTTCCCGCGCCCGTGGTCCCTGGCAAGCAAAAGGGACAAAAGTTTTGGGCCTACTGGTGTGACCATGGCGCCACGATCGTCTTGATGGACCGAAATGGTGAATCGACAAAAGACGTCGCAAACGACAAACCTTACCGGTTCCGTTTGAGCCGAGTCACTGCGGCTAAGGTGTAACGATCAGGCAGAGTTTGTCTCATCCTGGTCGGCGATTGCCAACAACACCTCTCGAACCTCATGTTTACGAGCGTCCTGTTCGATTTTTCCGCCATCGATCTCAGTCACGTAGAATACGTCGGCGACCTGATCGAGATGCGTATCGATTTTGGCGAAGTGAATCACAAGCCCCATTTCTGAAAGCGCTGACGCGATTCGGTACAAAAGTCCAGTCTGATCGTAAGCAAAAAATGACACGATCGTAAATCGATCGAGCGTTTCGTTATCAAAATCGACTTTACTGGGCAGCACGTTAACCGAGTCCGGTTCTTTCGCCTTGGCCATGGTCCATTTTTGCCGACGCGGCGGAACTGGGATCTCCGGTGAATCGAGCAGATGGGTCACACGCTCGGAGATCTGCTCGATCCGTGACTCGGGTGGATCTTCGGGATGGTCGGGATCGTTGACCCAGAATTCGTCCCAAACCAAATCATCCAGAGTGACGATCTCGGCCCGCAAGATACTGATCCCACACGACATGAATGCACCGGCGACGCGGGCGAAAATTCCCACCCGTTGCTTTCCTTGCCGGTGAATCACCACATACCGGCTCGCCGACGGGATCGGGTCATAATGATGGAAACAATACGACGTCTTGCCTTCGTCAAGCGATCGGGCGACCTGGTCGATCTGCTTGGCGAGAACGTCTGGTAGTTCTCGCCGCAGCATCGAAAGGGGCAACTGAGCCAACAGGCGATGGCTGGTCGATTCACCGTCGTCGTCGGCCAAACTCGCCTCCACTTGATGCCGGATCTCTTCGGCCAACGCGTCCTGATCCAAGTCAACATCGCCGGTCTCGAAGTATCGGCGAGTCCGCAGATAAAGGTCCTCGATCAGTTTCATCTTCCAATCGGTTAGCACGCCAGGACCGACCGCGGCAAGGTCGGCGACGGCATGAACGATTAGCAATTCCAAGCGGCGAATCGATCCGACTTCCTTCGCAAACGAAAGTACGATCTCAGTATCATTGAGGTCGTGTCGAAAGGCGACATTGTTGACCGCCAGATGCTTGAGCACCAACCATTCCAAGATCTCGATACTGTTGGAATCCAGATCAAAGCGTTCGCCGACTTTTCGTGCGATCCGCGCCCCGACGATGGAGTGATCTTCGGGATAGCCTTTGCCGATGTCATGAATCAACAGTGCCAAGTGCAACAGGGTTTTGTCTTTCAAGCGGCGGTAGCGACGGCCCATCGATGACTGGTCATCGGCGAAATCGGTTGCCGCTTCGACCGCTCGAATCGAATGCGCGTCAACGGTGTATTTGTGATAGGCGTTGAACTGTAACAGCCCGCGCGTTCGCTTGAACTCGGGAATCAACTGCTCGATGATCCGCAATTCATGGAGACGGCGAAGCAGCGGCGCCAACCGACTTCCACGACTGAGCAACGATAGAAACGCCCCGACCGATTCTGAATCCGGCGTCGAGGGCACTCGTTCTTGCATCGCGTTGCGGATCGCTTGCCAGGTGTAGTGACCGATCCGACGGTTGTTGTGATTCGCGACGCTCATCAACCGTAAAACACGGGGCAAGCTATGCGAAAACTCAGCCAACTCGGATTGATCTACCCAAATGTGAGTCGGTCCCATTCGAATGGATTCATCGATCCGTCTGGAAGCGGTCCATTCGTAGAGTTGCTCCCGCAGCGGTCGACTACGATTGTCGTCGGCAAAGAATCCGGCGATGTAGCGAACCGCGCGTGTCACTTCGAAATACTGCTGCATGAACGCTTCGACGGGTAAAACACCGTCTTCGGCTTTGTAGTTCCAGGCTTCGGCGATCTCCATTTGGGTCGCCCGCCCCAAGATGTCTTGAGCCCGGTTTTCACGAAAATGCAGTTCGTTGCGGAGCCGAATCAAAAAATCGTACGCACGACGTACCAACCGATAGTCTTCGCGGGAAAGCGTATTGAGCCGCAACAGCTTCTCAAGATCGACCTCGCCATAGCGGGCGAAACCGATCCAACGAATCATCTGAATATCACGCAACCCGCCGCGTGATTTCTTCACGTTCGGCGTCAGCAAGTAGCTTGTCACGCCCCACTTGGTCCGCTCTTCTCGCCTGGCTTCGATCAAATCACGGATCAATCTTGCCCGCCGCAGATAGGCACCGTGACGTAGCGACTCGAAAAATCGCGTGAAGACCTTCAGGCTTCCGCCAAGAAATCGCGACTCGGTCAACGAAGTGAAGATGACCGGGTCGGACCATGAAAGCGAGCAGGCTTCGCGAGTGGTACGCAGCGCAAAACCGACGTCGATCCCGATATCGACGAGATCGCGGGTCAGTGCCTGCGCGATCCGCTCGGCGGCGGCAGTGCTTCTGCTGCGCGTGATCAGCATCAGGTCGGCGTCGGAATATGGCGCTAGATCGCGCCGCCCGAATCCCCCATGGGCGACAAGCGCCATGCCGGCCGGAATTTCACCCGCGAAGTGGTCGCGGCACGCTTGGTTGAAGACCTCAAGAACGATGTCGTCGTAGAGATCGCTGACGAGTGTGGAAACCTGGCTACCGTGGCCACCTTGATTGTGGACACGACGACAACGTTCACGTCCCTCGCGTAATTGCTCGCGTCCCAAAAGGACGACGTCGGAAAGCGAGGGACCACCCATTTACGCCTATGCACTCATCGCAACAATTCATCGGAAACCCCGAAATCAAAGGCTGCGACCGCGCTAACGGTCCCAGCTTTGCTGACAGCATTCCCACTAAAGGGCTTCTTCGCCACGTTCGCCGGTTCGGATTCGGATCGAATCCTCGAGATCGGTGACGAAGATTTTTCCATCGCCGATCTGACCGGTCTGAGCGGTTTGCAAAATGGAATCCACAACCGTCTGCAGGTTGGCGTCCGTGCAAATGACCTCGATTTTTACCTTCGGCACAAAATCAATTGCGTACTCGGTGCCACGGTAAATTTCCGTGTGCCCCTTTTGACGGCCAAATCCGCGGACTTCACTGACGGTCATTCCATGGATCCCTTGATCGGTCAATGCGTTCTTGACATCTTCCAATTTGAAGTGGCGAACGATGGCCTCAACTTTTTTCACGTCTGTGCCTCGGAGAAAGCGACCTGATGAATTTTCATCGAACTGACACTCTATTGTATACTCCGCGTGCAAAGGTCTTCCAGCGGGCACACCACATCGCTTTTAGCGACGCTTTATTTCACTTAAGCCGGTGATTCCGGGCGTGTCCAGATCACATCCTCGATCCCTGCCTGCGAATTCGCCTCACGACTGAGTACAAACAGGTAGTCGCTGAGCCGGTTCAGGTAAACGATCACGGCGTCTGAAACGATTACTCCGTCGACAGCGGCCAGCGTCACCACTCGCCGTTCGGCGCGGCGACAGATCGCCCTGGCCAGATGTAAAATCGAGGCCGCGTGACAGCCCCCCGGCAAAATAAACTGCTTCAGCGGCGGTAATCCCGTCTCATGCTCGTCGATCCAAGACTCCAGACGCGCGACATGACCGTTGTTGATCACCCGCAACTCGTACTTGTCGGGGTCCGGCGTTGCTAATTCGGCGCCGATCGAAAACAGCTCGCTCTGGATATGCTCGAGCTGTTGGTCCAAGGACTCATCAAAGTTTCCGCTCGCGACGCCCGCCGAACGAACACACCCGAGAGACGCGTTCAGCTCGTCGATCGTTCCATACGCCTCGATCCGGACGTCATCTTTGCAAACTCGTGGGCCACCGAACAACCCGGTGCTTCCGGCATCCCCCGTCCTCGTGTAGATCTTCATGATTCCCAGTGTCGGTCCTAACAGGCGGATTCAATAATCGCGTGACCGTCATTTCAGACACGCTCAGTAAGTCAACTTTGTCTGTGATACCGTCACCTTAGAAGACGATCAAGCAAGGCATTGGTAAGCTGACAACGCATCGCATTGTTTCACCTCCAGCCTGCCCCCAACGAGCGAACAGACCGATCACCTCATGACATCAGCCTCCCCAGAAAAGAAACGCGCCGCCGGAATCCTAATTATTACGGCGACTTCGCCGAGAGAATTCTTGCTGCTGCGCCATCCGGATCGCTGGGACCTTCCCAAAGGCCATCGTGACGGCAACGAATCTGATGCCGAAACGGCACTGCGAGAAACCGAAGAAGAAACCGGATTGTCGGCGGATCGGATTCGTCTCGATCCGGAGTTCCGTTTTCGCCTGAACTATCCGGTCAAGTACAAACGCAGCGGCAAAGCGGTCGAGAAAACCGTGACGTACTTCATCGGTGAAGTCGATCAAACCTTCGAACCGATCTTGACCGAACACCCGGAATTCCGCTGGTTCCCTTGGGCACCGCCTCATCAAATCCAAGACCAGACGATTGACCCATTGCTTCAAGCCGTCGCCGACTATTTGGAAGCGAAAACGTCGTCCTAGAACAAAACCTGAAACCGGATCAACGGCCTCCGCGAATCTGAATCCGTAGCTTGCCAAGACGCTCAAATGACTCGGCAAGGTCAACCGACAATTCGGTCTCGCTTGTCGAGACGGCCAACGCCAGACGATCGACCGCGTTGGTCTGACGCGAAACCGGATCGATTGAAACCCACTGCCCTGCATCCTGGGCGTCAACATAAACGGTCACCCAGCCGGTCAACTTCATGAGCGTTCGCCCCGAGCCTGGCGATTGCTCGGCCGCGGGAGCCAGACCGAGTACGATCCGTGCAGGAATCTGCTTGGCCCGAAGCACGGCTGCGAGCACGATCGCCTGATCAATTTCACCGCCCTGCCCTTGACGCAAACTCTGCGAGGCGGATCGAAGCGGCCCTTGCGGAACGAGAGTGAGTCGGTCCCCGCAGATGCGTGCCACTTCGCGAATCGACTCGAGTGTCACTTGATCGTCAGATGACGTTTTCCCGGCAAGCTTGACCACCGCAGGATGACCTGTCTCGAGTAACTTCGTAGCGGCCAGATCACCTGCAGCGGCGTCGGCGGAGACTTGCGTAAACTCGCCTGGGGCTGTGCCGTCACCGGAGACCAAGACCTGTTGACCGACGACCACGTTGTTAGTGAATTGATTTCCAAAAGCCGGCAAGAGCGTTTCATCACCCTGCAGACGCCCGGAGAGTTTCGAGACGATGTAACCGGCCTGAGTGAATTGACTAACGTCGGCACTCTCCCGTCCTTCTGAATCGGTTCCGAATGTCCCTTCGGCACTGAAGACAACGGGTGCCAGCGGTCGCGTGAACTCGTTGAGTGCTGCCGCCGAACTAACATAAAACGATTCCAAACGAATCAACGGTCGCAAAGTTTTCTTGATCACGCCATCGTCTTGCAACCACAGCACCTGATCATCGACGGGTTTGGCATCGACCAAGGTGGTCACTTCGATTTCGGTCAAGGTTTCGTACTGGCCGTCCAACATCGATACCGAAGCCTTCCCGGTACACCGCAGCTCGAAGACGGCCACGGCATTGACGGTTGAATTCAATCCTTCGAGTCGACGTGACTCGCCGGGCTGCATCATCTCGCGACGCAGCGACTGTTCGACGGCGAAGGGGCCTCGCATCCCGTCCGCCCAAACCACGTCCTGGGTCGTCGGCTCGCCCCCGCTGGCCTGAAAACGGAACGCCAAACGATTGCCACGTCGACTCGCGGAGATCGACGCCTGGTTCAGGCCGTTGGTAACACTTGACGTCAACGTTTTCACATTCGCACGTAGCGATTCGATGCTTTGCGTATCAGTGATCTGCAGAAACTGCAACGTGTTTTGACGAACGATCAACTGATCTTTGCGTTGGTAGCGGACCTGAGCTTCGCCGGATTCGAGCACCGTTTCGTTAATGACCCGTTCGGCGGAAACTTCGCTGATGCCGACGACCTGACGTCCCATACGGTGAACATACCAAGCTCGCCAATCGCCTTCGAAATCGGCCGCGTCTTGGTTCGCATTAAGATCGGCTCCGGACTGTGCCGTTGCTGGATCGGCCTGATCGTCCACGGAATCCTTCGCCGGACCGATCGGAGGTCGAGGCGGAATCAACCGATCGCAGGCGAGGCAACCGAATAGCGGCAATAGCAATAAAAGAATTTTGATCCGGGACACCAGAAATACCTCGATGACAAGTCCCAAGTGGACGCTCGCATTATACCGCCGTGAGGCAGTCGATCGACAAAGCGTAGGACACTGCTGCCAATTGTCACCCCTGACGTTGCGTCCGGGCAACACGAAACACTCAGAAGGCGGAGCCCGTTTGAAACGGTCAGGCCGACTGATCGGAATGTACCGGTTAGGACTGATGGATTTCCTTTTGCGACCGCGCGGGGTTTTCGAATGCAGTCGACGCGCAAACGACGTGACCTAGCGTTGGCTGTAGATCGTTCGGACGGAACTCTCATTCGCTTCGACCGATGCACAATCCCCGTGACCCCACGACATGATCGGATCGCCTCCTATGGGCTTTTTAAAACGCATCCTCCGAAACAACACGACCGAAGAGACTGGATCGGTCTTCACCCCGGGAAGCTTCGAAGCATTATCCGAAGAAGAACTGCAAACCCACATGGGCATCCACAGCTACGGTGCCTTTGACCTGACCGACGCGATTCGGCCGAGTTATGACTTGCAGGTCGTCCCTAAACAAGGCTTCCGATTCGACGAATATGTCGACGATAGCAGTCAAGCCCGCACGCCGGTTATCATGGCGTCGGTGACTCGTCGACTGATCATGGATCTGTTCCTTGATCTCATCGATCACCTCGGCCCAGTCGTCGACGTGGTGCTGGAAACCAGCCATCATCACAATTCGCACAATCAGGACCTGTATCGCGAGCATATCGACATGCCGGTCCTGAAAAGCATTCTCCTCGACCACGAAGAACTCTTGCTCAACGACGGTTGCACCGGCGTCGCCGTGATCAACCCGACACGGCGACAAGAGGTCCAGTTGGACGAACACAAATTGATGATCGTGTACGGCAAACCCCTCGAACAATTCGAACGAACGTTCATCGAATCGGATGTCTACCCGGACGACAAGCTGAAGTTCATCACCGAAGCGGAGCATGTTCACAGCAGTAGTGAAGCGTTGTTTGACCAGTTCAACACGCTGAAAAATCGCCTGGGTATGGACACCGACGACTACTCCGGTTGCGTCTAACGACCAACGGAAGTGCGTTTGAAGTCGGCCGTGGCTTATTTACCGCTTCGAATCGTTGCCGTAGGATCGCGGATAGAAATCCTCTTCCTGCACGATATTTGACAAGCAACGATCATGATCCTGGTAATTAGCGCTAGCCTGAATCCCGGCAGCCGCAGCCGAATCTTAGCGAATGCGGCGAAGTCGCTTCTCGAAAATGACCATCAAGACGTCGCCACGTTCGACTTGGCACAGACACCGCTGCCCTTTTGCGACGGAGCCTCGGCGTACGGCGACCCCAACGTGATCGAGCTGGGAAAACTCATCGAAGCGGCTAACGCGATCATCATCGCCTCGCCTGTCTACAATTTCGATGTCAACGCGGCGATCAAAAACGCGGTCGAACTGACGGGCAAGAAATGGACCGGCAAGGTCGTCGCGATGATGCTGGCGGCAGGTGGCGCCGGAAGCTACATGAGCGCGATGGGGCTGGCCAATAGCCTGATGCTGGATTTTCGCTGCCTCATCGTTCCGCGGTTTGTCTACGCCCTCGGCGATGCCTTTGAAGGCAACGAAATCTCCGACGAGAACATCCAGGCCCGTGTCGGTCAAATGGTGCAGGAAACCATCCGATTGGCCGAGGCCCTGAAGTAGTCGCTCATCGCTTGCGGTTCTTTCTAAGGACCGCCAACGTCGCATCGTACGGTGCGATTAAAATCAACTTGAATAAAGCTTGTTCGCCTTCAAGTACACCTCGACCGCATGGGGGACCCGGTAGCGGATGCTTCGCCCTTGACACACCCGATCACGAATGTCGCTGCTTGAGACTTCGATCGCGGGCATCTTGATCACATTCGCTTTGAATTGCTCGATGCGTTCGGTCGAGACCAAACCCTCGAGGACATCAAAGTCGATCTCCGCCTCGCCGCCACGCTGCACAACGCTTAGCTGGACGGATTCGAGCAATCGAGCAGGCTCGTGCCACCTTTGCATCGAAGCAAGCGAATCGCTGCCGATGATCAAGAACAACGTCGCGTCGGAAAATTCGGTCCCCATCTCCGCGATCGTCTCTACCGTGTAGCTGACGCCCTGACGACGGATTTCACGGTCGTCAACAACAAATCCCTCGCGGCCGCCGATCGCCAGCCGCAACATCTCTGCTCGCTGTTCGGGCGTGGCCGAAGCCCCCCCCGGCTTGAGTGGCTGTGCGGCCGTCGGGATCCAGTGCAGCCGATCGAGCGATAGCGACTCCCACGCCGCCTCGGCGATCCACAAGTGTCCGACATGAACCGGGTCGAACGAACCGCCAAAGATCCCTAGTCGCATCAGCTAATCCTCCGTTTAAATTTCATTTGCCACAAGCTCGTCGGATCAACAGCGGACCAACCGTGTCAAATCCTTCGGAACAATCCCGGCAAGTTTGTACCGACGATTCAATTGGCGACGGAATCCCTTATGCTGACCAGTGTCCACGCTACAACGTCTGCTTCGAGCGGCCAACCCGACGGCCCCCTAACCATGTCACCCCCCTTCCCTTCTGATCGTCAGCCAGGTGATTTACCAAATCCGCCGTCCAGCCAACCCGCAAACCGGCCATCCGCTTCCTCTCCCCCGACGACTCCGAACCGCCCCGACGATCCAAAATCCCGGACGGCATGTGTCGACGGAAGCTTGACGGCACCTGGATTCGACGATCTGGAAAAAACACCCTACGCAGACCTTCAAAAGATTGACTCCCTTGACGTCGATGCCAAGCCCGACGACGGCA from Roseiconus lacunae encodes:
- a CDS encoding DUF1501 domain-containing protein — encoded protein: MKLHQTCDGVKRRDLLKIGSLSIGGLTLAGYNRLASAGQVAPGFAKRAIFIELPGGPSHMDTFDLKPDAPDTHRGAFKPIQTNIPGIQISEHLPKLAGCMDKFTILRGVSHTLAAHRLGQEYVNTGSKPIPALEFPSYGSVLSKERPADHDIPSSVAVPRAGHGAGFLGIRYSSLETKSQPSFGNPYSVRGISLPGGIGVDEVKRRQSLLQKLDRRFTELEKNDQLLEGLDQFGEQAYSMITSERARTAFDISREPESFAKQFGEESFGQSCLLALRLVESGVRFVTVQLGGWDTHTDNFTKLKDNQLPKLDAGLSGLLNGLDQRGLLESTAVFVTGEFGRTPKINSRSAEGGRDHYPRCMFMLMAGGGIRGGRVVGESDDTASGPRHDGISPDDVAASFYHNLGIDPTLEFQSSTGRPITLVRDGSVINELFS
- the glnD gene encoding [protein-PII] uridylyltransferase, whose protein sequence is MGGPSLSDVVLLGREQLREGRERCRRVHNQGGHGSQVSTLVSDLYDDIVLEVFNQACRDHFAGEIPAGMALVAHGGFGRRDLAPYSDADLMLITRSRSTAAAERIAQALTRDLVDIGIDVGFALRTTREACSLSWSDPVIFTSLTESRFLGGSLKVFTRFFESLRHGAYLRRARLIRDLIEARREERTKWGVTSYLLTPNVKKSRGGLRDIQMIRWIGFARYGEVDLEKLLRLNTLSREDYRLVRRAYDFLIRLRNELHFRENRAQDILGRATQMEIAEAWNYKAEDGVLPVEAFMQQYFEVTRAVRYIAGFFADDNRSRPLREQLYEWTASRRIDESIRMGPTHIWVDQSELAEFSHSLPRVLRLMSVANHNNRRIGHYTWQAIRNAMQERVPSTPDSESVGAFLSLLSRGSRLAPLLRRLHELRIIEQLIPEFKRTRGLLQFNAYHKYTVDAHSIRAVEAATDFADDQSSMGRRYRRLKDKTLLHLALLIHDIGKGYPEDHSIVGARIARKVGERFDLDSNSIEILEWLVLKHLAVNNVAFRHDLNDTEIVLSFAKEVGSIRRLELLIVHAVADLAAVGPGVLTDWKMKLIEDLYLRTRRYFETGDVDLDQDALAEEIRHQVEASLADDDGESTSHRLLAQLPLSMLRRELPDVLAKQIDQVARSLDEGKTSYCFHHYDPIPSASRYVVIHRQGKQRVGIFARVAGAFMSCGISILRAEIVTLDDLVWDEFWVNDPDHPEDPPESRIEQISERVTHLLDSPEIPVPPRRQKWTMAKAKEPDSVNVLPSKVDFDNETLDRFTIVSFFAYDQTGLLYRIASALSEMGLVIHFAKIDTHLDQVADVFYVTEIDGGKIEQDARKHEVREVLLAIADQDETNSA
- a CDS encoding P-II family nitrogen regulator encodes the protein MKKVEAIVRHFKLEDVKNALTDQGIHGMTVSEVRGFGRQKGHTEIYRGTEYAIDFVPKVKIEVICTDANLQTVVDSILQTAQTGQIGDGKIFVTDLEDSIRIRTGERGEEAL
- a CDS encoding cob(I)yrinic acid a,c-diamide adenosyltransferase, with the translated sequence MKIYTRTGDAGSTGLFGGPRVCKDDVRIEAYGTIDELNASLGCVRSAGVASGNFDESLDQQLEHIQSELFSIGAELATPDPDKYELRVINNGHVARLESWIDEHETGLPPLKQFILPGGCHAASILHLARAICRRAERRVVTLAAVDGVIVSDAVIVYLNRLSDYLFVLSREANSQAGIEDVIWTRPESPA
- a CDS encoding bis(5'-nucleosyl)-tetraphosphatase; translation: MTSASPEKKRAAGILIITATSPREFLLLRHPDRWDLPKGHRDGNESDAETALRETEEETGLSADRIRLDPEFRFRLNYPVKYKRSGKAVEKTVTYFIGEVDQTFEPILTEHPEFRWFPWAPPHQIQDQTIDPLLQAVADYLEAKTSS
- a CDS encoding transglutaminase-like domain-containing protein, with translation MSRIKILLLLLPLFGCLACDRLIPPRPPIGPAKDSVDDQADPATAQSGADLNANQDAADFEGDWRAWYVHRMGRQVVGISEVSAERVINETVLESGEAQVRYQRKDQLIVRQNTLQFLQITDTQSIESLRANVKTLTSSVTNGLNQASISASRRGNRLAFRFQASGGEPTTQDVVWADGMRGPFAVEQSLRREMMQPGESRRLEGLNSTVNAVAVFELRCTGKASVSMLDGQYETLTEIEVTTLVDAKPVDDQVLWLQDDGVIKKTLRPLIRLESFYVSSAAALNEFTRPLAPVVFSAEGTFGTDSEGRESADVSQFTQAGYIVSKLSGRLQGDETLLPAFGNQFTNNVVVGQQVLVSGDGTAPGEFTQVSADAAAGDLAATKLLETGHPAVVKLAGKTSSDDQVTLESIREVARICGDRLTLVPQGPLRSASQSLRQGQGGEIDQAIVLAAVLRAKQIPARIVLGLAPAAEQSPGSGRTLMKLTGWVTVYVDAQDAGQWVSIDPVSRQTNAVDRLALAVSTSETELSVDLAESFERLGKLRIQIRGGR
- a CDS encoding NADPH-dependent FMN reductase gives rise to the protein MILVISASLNPGSRSRILANAAKSLLENDHQDVATFDLAQTPLPFCDGASAYGDPNVIELGKLIEAANAIIIASPVYNFDVNAAIKNAVELTGKKWTGKVVAMMLAAGGAGSYMSAMGLANSLMLDFRCLIVPRFVYALGDAFEGNEISDENIQARVGQMVQETIRLAEALK
- the nadD gene encoding nicotinate (nicotinamide) nucleotide adenylyltransferase → MRLGIFGGSFDPVHVGHLWIAEAAWESLSLDRLHWIPTAAQPLKPGGASATPEQRAEMLRLAIGGREGFVVDDREIRRQGVSYTVETIAEMGTEFSDATLFLIIGSDSLASMQRWHEPARLLESVQLSVVQRGGEAEIDFDVLEGLVSTERIEQFKANVIKMPAIEVSSSDIRDRVCQGRSIRYRVPHAVEVYLKANKLYSS